In a genomic window of Glycine max cultivar Williams 82 chromosome 13, Glycine_max_v4.0, whole genome shotgun sequence:
- the LOC100789211 gene encoding mannosyl-oligosaccharide 1,2-alpha-mannosidase MNS3 translates to MSKSLPYSTKDVHYDNAKFRPRSFFKVVTQNLLTSNLRRDCGSCSTGKFLFLLLIFGVAYLMLAHASSSGVVSDDQAIVNRKSFYANSSIVNGAGKIKRLWRRPPRLPPRFSPDETGTGNGNGHVLGNPDVVRSMWIARQKKVKEAFIHAWSGYKKFAMGYDELMPLSQHGIDGLGGLGATVVDALDTAMIMGLDEVVAEAGSWVEEQLSERISKKGQVNLFETTIRVLGGLLSAYHLSGGEKGTNLTHAGPKPAVYLEIAKDLADRLLSAFTASPTAIPFSDVILHDKSAHPAPGGLSSTSEVSTLQLEFNYLSQISGDQKYSLEAMKVMEHMKTLPKIEGLVPIYISPHSGEFSGENIRLGSRGDSYYEYLIKVWLQSGASSNTNTSFLYEMYKEAMNGVRHLLVRKSIPNGLVFVGELPYGSNSGFSPKMDHLVCFLPGTLAIGATKGLTKKQAMENNMLNFEDLENLKLAEDLTKTCFEMYAVTSTGLAPEIAYFHTEEFSEEGHDGGNKSSEFVNDIIIKPADRHNLLRPETVESLFVLYRITEDPKYREWGWQIFEAFENHTKVDTGGYCSLDDVTSVPPHRRDKMETFFLGETLKYFYLLFADSSLIPLDKFVFNTEAHPIPINLKK, encoded by the exons atGTCCAAGTCTTTGCCCTACTCCACCAAAGATGTTCACTACGACAACGCCAAGTTTCGCCCCCGCTCTTTCTTCAAG GTTGTTACTCAGAACTTACTCACCAGTAACCTAAGGCGTGATTGTGGTAGCTGTAGTACAGGaaagtttctatttttgctATTGATCTTTGGTGTGGCTTATCTTATGCTGGCACATGCCAGTTCGAGTGGTGTAGTTTCTGATGATCAAGCAATTGTGAATAGAAAGAGTTTTTATGCAAATAGCAGCATTGTTAATGGTGCTGGCAAAATAAAGAGGCTCTGGAGACGGCCACCGAGGCTCCCTCCTCGATTCTCGCCAGATGAAACAGGAACTGGTAATGGAAATGGACATGTATTGGGAAATCCGGATGTTGTTAGGTCAATGTGGATTGCTAGGCAAAAGAAAGTCAAGGAAGCTTTTATTCATGCTTGGTCTGGATACAAGAAATTCGCCATGGGTTATGATGAACTTATGCCTCTCAGCCAGCATGGAATTGATGGATTAGGTGGGTTGGGGGCTACAGTGGTGGATGCTCTCGATACGGCTATGATCATGGGTCTTGATGAGGTTGTGGCTGAAGCTGGATCCTGGGTTGAAGAACAACTTTCTGAGAGAATCAGTAAAAAGGGTCAAGTGAATTTATTTGAAACCACAATTCGGGTTTTGGGTGGGCTTTTAAGTGCGTATCATCTAAGTGGTGGGGAAAAAGGAACAAACTTAACTCATGCAGGACCTAAACCAGCAGTTTATCTAGAAATTGCTAAGGATTTGGCTGACCGTCTGTTATCTGCTTTTACAGCCAGTCCAACTGCTATTCCGTTTAGTGATGTTATTCTGCATGACAAGTCGGCACATCCAGCTCCTGGTGGACTGAGTAGCACATCGGAAGTTTCCACTTTACAGCTTGAGTTTAATTATCTCAGTCAGATATCTGGTGATCAGAAATATAGTTTGGAAGCAATGAAAGTCATGGAGCACATGAAGACTCTTCCAAAGATTGAAGGACTAGTTCCTATCTACATTAG CCCTCATTCTGGTGAATTTAGTGGAGAAAATATTAGACTGGGATCTCGTGGTGACAGTTACTATGAGTACTTAATCAAAGTATGGCTTCAGAGTGGAGCTAGTAGCAACACTAATACATCATTCCTATATGAAATGTATAAGGAAGCAATGAATGGTGTTAGACATCTTCTTGTTCGGAAATCTATCCCAAATGGACTAGTTTTTGTTGGAGAATTGCCTTATGGATCTAACAGTGGTTTCAGCCCAAAAATGGATCACCTG GTGTGTTTCCTACCTGGTACACTTGCAATTGGTGCCACTAAAGGCCTTACAAAGAAACAGGCAATGGAAAACAATATGCTTAACTTTGAAGACCTAGAAAATTTGAAGCTAGCAGAAGATCTGACTAAAACATGCTTTGAAATGTATGCAGTAACTTCAACTGGTCTTGCTCCTGAAATTGCTTACTTTCATACTGAG GAATTTTCTGAAGAAGGTCATGATGGAGGAAATAAGAGCTCGGAATTTGTTAATGACATCATAATAAAACCTGCTGACCGTCATAATCTTTTGAGACCTGAGACCGTGGAGTCATTGTTTGTTTTGTACCGTATCACAGAAGATCCAAA ATATCGGGAATGGGGTTGGCAAATCTTTGAAGCTTTTGAAAATCACACAAAGGTTGATACTGGTGGATATTGTTCTCTGGACGATGTAACTAGTGTTCCTCCTCATAGAAGAGACAAAATGGAGACTTTCTTTCTAGGAGAAACACTTAAGTATTTCTACTTGCTTTTTGCGGACAGCTCTCTTATTCCTCtggataaatttgtttttaacaCAGAAGCACATCCTATACCAATCAATTTGAAGAAATGA